A genomic region of Camelus ferus isolate YT-003-E chromosome 11, BCGSAC_Cfer_1.0, whole genome shotgun sequence contains the following coding sequences:
- the VDAC2 gene encoding voltage-dependent anion-selective channel protein 2, which produces MATYGQNCPRPMCIPPSYADLGKAARDIFNKGFGFGLVKLDVKTKSCSGVEFSTSGSSNTDTGKVTGTLETKYKWCEYGLTFTEKWNTDNTLGTEIAIEDQICQGLKLTFDTTFSPNTGKKSGKIKSSYKRECINLGCDVDFDFAGPAIHGSAVFGYEGWLAGYQMTFDSAKSKLTRNNFAVGYRTGDFQLHTNVNDGTEFGGSIYQKVCEDLDTSVNLAWTSGTNCTRFGIAAKYQLDPTASISAKVNNSSLIGVGYTQTLRPGVKLTLSALVDGKSINAGGHKLGLALELEA; this is translated from the exons ATGGCAACCTACGGACAGAACTGCCCGCGGC CAATGTGTATTCCTCCATCATATGCTGACCTTGGCAAAGCTGCCAGAGATATTTTCAACAAAGGGTTTG GTTTTGGTTTGGTGAAACTGGATGTGAAAACAAAGTCATGCAGTGGCGTG GAATTCTCAACATCTGGTTCATCTAATACAGACACTGGTAAAGTTACTGGGACCTTGGAGACCAAATATAAATGGTGTGAGTATGGCCTGACTTTCACAGAAAAGTGGAACACTGATAACACTCTGGGAACAGAAATCGCAATCGAAGACCag atTTGTCAAGGTTTGAAACTGACATTTGATACCACCTTTTCACCAAACACGGG aaagaaaagtggTAAAATCAAGTCATCTTACAAGAGGGAGTGTATAAACCTTGGTTGTGATGTTGACTTTGATTTTGCTGGACCTGCAATCCATGGTTCAGCTGTCTTTGGTTATGAGGGCTGGCTTGCTGGGTACCAGATGACCTTTGACAGTGCCAAGTCAAAGCTGACAAGGAATAACTTTGCAGTGGGCTACAGGACTGGAGACTTCCAGCTACACACTAATGT CAATGATGGGACAGAATTTGGAGGATCAATTTACCAGAAAGTGTGTGAAGATCTTGACACTTCAGTAAACCTTGCTTGGACATCAGGAACCAACTGCACTCGCTTTGGCATTGCCGCTAAGTATCAGTTGGACCCCACTGCTTCCATTTCT gCAAAAGTAAACAACTCTAGTTTAATTGGAGTGGGCTATACTCAGACTCTGAGGCCTG GTGTGAAGCTTACACTGTCTGCTCTGGTAGATGGGAAGAGCATTAACGCTGGAGGCCACAAACTTGGGCTTGCCCTGGAGTTGGAGGCTTAA
- the COMTD1 gene encoding catechol O-methyltransferase domain-containing protein 1, translated as MTQPLPRLSVPSALALGSVALGAAFASGLFLGRRFSPWRPRREKRLLPPEDSPLWQYLLSRSMREHPALRSLRLLTLEQPQGDSMMTCEQAQLLANLARLIKAKKALDLGTFTGYSALALALALPPAGRVVTCEVDAGPPELGRPLWRQAEEEHKIDLRLKPALETLDELLAAGEAGTFDVAVVDADKENCTAYYERCLQLLRPGGVLAVLSVLWRGEVLQPQPQDKEAQCVRNLNERILRDARVHISLLPLGDGLTLAFKI; from the exons ATGACCCAGCCCTTGCCCCGGCTTTCTGTGCCCTCCGCGCTAGCCCTGGGCTCGGTCGCACTCGGCGCCGCCTTCGCTAGCGGTCTGTTCCTAG GGAGACGGTTCTCTCCATGGCGGCCCCGGCGAGAGAAGCGCCTGCTGCCCCCTGAGGACAGCCCCCTTTGGCAGTATCTACTGAGCCGCTCCATGCGGGAGCACCCAGCGCTGCGGAGCCTACGGCTG CTGACCCTGGAGCAGCCGCAGGGGGATTCCATGATGACCTGTGAGCAGGCCCAGCTCCTGGCCAACCTGGCTCGCCTCATCAAGGCTAAGAAAGCGCTGGACCTGG GCACTTTCACAGGCTACTCAGCCCTAGCGTTGGCCCTGGCGCTGCCCCCGGCTGGGCGCGTAGTGACCTGCGAGGTGGACGCGGGGCCCCCAGAGCTGGGGCGGCCCCTGTGGAGGCAG GCTGAGGAGGAGCACAAGATCGACCTTCGATTGAAGCCCGCCCTGGAGACCCTGG aCGAGCTCCTGGCCGCGGGCGAGGCTGGCACCTTCGACGTGGCCGTGGTGGACGCGGACAAGGAGAACTGCACCGCCTACTATGAGCGGTGCCTGCAGCTGCTGAGACCCGGAGGCGTCCTCGCTGTGCTCAGT GTTCTGTGGCGTGGAGAGGTGCTGCAGCCTCAACCGCAGGACAAGGAGGCCCAGTGTGTGCGAAACCTGAACGAGCGCATCCTGCGCGACGCCAGGGTCCACAtcagcctcctgcccctgggcGACGGCCTCACCTTAGCCTTCAAGATCTAG